The following coding sequences are from one Sander lucioperca isolate FBNREF2018 chromosome 2, SLUC_FBN_1.2, whole genome shotgun sequence window:
- the fbp1a gene encoding fructose-1,6-bisphosphatase 1a, producing MHHMHHQQQQQQQPLCTCPPQQQVAYPRSCAVGAQTSSVRSVLQSESYRCSYLLQGCRRPSATMSDQAAFDTNVVTMTRFVIEEGRKAKGTGELTTLLNSLCTAVKAISSAVRKAGIAHLFGIAGSTNVTGDQVKKLDILSNDLVINMIKSSFTSCVLVSEENENAIIIEPELRGKYVVCFDPLDGSSNIDCLVSIGTIFAIYKKTTDDEPCEKDALHPGRTLVAAGYALYGSATMMVISTGDGVNGFMLDPALGEFILVDRDVKIKKRGKIYSVNEGYAKYFDPAVTEYLQKKKFPQDGSEPYGARYIGSMVADVHRTLMYGGIFLYPGNVKSPQGKLRLLYEGNPMAFIMEQAGGMASTGFEPILDIQPEGIHQRAPVAMGSPDDVLEYIAICKKHAKKK from the exons ATGCACCATATgcaccaccagcagcagcagcagcagcagcctcttTGTACTTGTCCGCCTCAGCAGCAAGTTGCTTACCCGCGGTCATGCGCAGTCGGCGCCCAGACCAGCTCAGTCCGCTCAGTGCTACAGTCAGAGAGCTACAGGTGTAGCTACCTGCTGCAAG GCTGCAGGAGACCATCAGCAACCATGTCCGACCAAGCAGCCTTCGACACCAACGTGGTCACCATGACCCGGTTCGTTATAGAGGAGGGCAGGAAGGCGAAAGGCACCGGGGAGCTGACAACGCTGCTCAACTCGCTGTGCACGGCGGTGAAGGCCATTTCCAGCGCTGTGCGCAAAGCTGGGATCGCCCACCT TTTTGGCATTGCTGGCAGCACCAATGTGACTGGTGACCAGGTGAAGAAGCTGGACATTCTGTCCAATGATCTGGTCATCAACATGATCAAGTCGTCGTTTACCTCCTGTGTGCTGGTGTCTGAGGAGAATGAGAACGCCATCATTATAGAGCCAGAGTTGAGG GGCAAATACGTTGTGTGCTTTGACCCTTTGGATGGCTCATCCAACATCGACTGTCTCGTCTCCATCGGAACCATCTTTGCTATCTACAAAAAG ACCACAGATGATGAGCCCTGTGAGAAGGACGCCCTGCACCCTGGCAGGACCCTTGTGGCGGCAGGCTACGCCCTCTACGGCAGCGCAACCATGATGGTGATCTCCACCGGCGATGGAGTCAACGGCTTCATGCTCGACCCA GCACTTGGCGAATTTATCCTGGTTGATCGGGATGTGAAGATCAAGAAGCGAGGCAAGATTTACAGCGTGAATGAAGGTTACGCAAAGTACTTTGACCCCGCTGTCACAGAGTACCTGCAGAAGAAGAAGTTCCCTCAG GATGGCAGTGAGCCTTACGGTGCCCGTTACATTGGTTCAATGGTGGCAGATGTCCACCGGACGCTGATGTATGGAGGCATCTTTTTATACCCAGGAAATGTGAAGAGCCCCCAAGGAAAG CTGCGGCTGCTGTACGAAGGCAACCCCATGGCCTTCATCATGGAGCAGGCGGGCGGCATGGCCTCCACCGGCTTCGAGCCCATTCTGGACATTCAGCCTGAGGGCATCCACCAGCGGGCTCCTGTGGCTATGGGCTCCCCCGACGACGTCCTGGAGTACATCGCTATTTGCAAGAA